In one window of Pseudobdellovibrionaceae bacterium DNA:
- the uvrA gene encoding excinuclease ABC subunit UvrA: MKSIHLWGIKQNNLKNIDIEIPVGSFTVVCGPSGSGKSSLAFETLYAEGQRRYIESLSNYTRQFLNKAPKPDVEGVNNIPPAIAIEQKNSVKSSRSTVGTTTEVVDYLRLLYEKAGKAYCPDHHIALEKDSPSTGAKKVLSVFSGQRGYILTPIFAEDRFVTGKKLHQLLMAEGYLRLFLPQNGPATKTAKKKTKKKRTSSKAARAKSTDFLIYGDDIPGEIIDLDSPKLKRSGVPKEDFYLVIDRMAFAEDDAGRLSDSLSQAFKASTQFNRGINHAQAMVTTTTHKRLILSEAFSCSVCDYRFPDITSSLFSFNSPVGACEDCKGFGNILMIDEDKVIPNPTLSISQGALKPFTMPSAASDRRELKAFCKKARIDLHTPWKDLPAKQQKMIWEGTDNFFGVLGLFEYLETKKYKMHVRVFLARHKSPFPCPTCHGTRLKPEAQQVLINNKSITDLCSMPLDELIVEMNALSLSKEDLEVCAEPLRQIIARLEFLLSVGVGYLTLDRPTKTLSGGEYQRLNLSNQLGVGLSQTLYVLDEPTIGLHPRDNDRLIIALKKLRELGNTLVIVEHDYDVIKNSSHVVEMGPGSGHLGGKIIYNGTANDFYDFADSITVPYLKPSKNWVPLREPRPVDIVKYKYKLEARGCSGNNLKNINVIVPLNRIVTVTGVSGSGKSTFVGGTLYPALARQLGLEFLKGEPVAELKGSEHVKSLLYIDQSPVGKTARSNPVTYLKVFDTIRGIFAETREAKALGYKPGTFSLNVDGGRCPVCKGLGHETIDMMFMDDIEIPCEACDGKKYRPEILEITFKNKNIDQVLRMTVAEAMDFFVSYPNVRRPLSILKEVGLEYITLGQSARSLSGGESQRLKIAREFNSTDQKGTLYILDEPTTGLHFREVQLLLKVLNRLVEAGGSVLLIEHNQEIIRNSDYIIDLGPEAGIRGGEVIAVGTPEEIMASKKSLTGKYLKEYISSVNPPINPKKSRKSVGAEL, encoded by the coding sequence ATGAAGTCCATCCATCTTTGGGGGATAAAGCAAAATAATTTAAAAAACATCGACATAGAAATACCGGTGGGGTCATTCACTGTGGTTTGTGGCCCCAGCGGATCAGGCAAAAGCTCTTTGGCTTTTGAAACCCTCTATGCGGAGGGCCAGCGCCGCTACATCGAGAGTCTGTCTAATTACACAAGGCAATTTTTAAATAAAGCGCCAAAGCCTGATGTGGAGGGGGTTAATAATATCCCCCCAGCCATTGCCATTGAACAAAAAAACTCGGTAAAGTCTTCGCGCTCCACGGTGGGTACAACCACTGAGGTGGTTGACTACTTACGGCTTCTCTACGAAAAAGCAGGCAAAGCCTACTGTCCAGATCACCATATCGCCCTAGAAAAAGACTCGCCCTCAACCGGGGCAAAAAAAGTTCTCAGCGTGTTTTCTGGACAGCGAGGATACATTCTGACTCCTATCTTTGCCGAAGACCGGTTTGTGACAGGCAAAAAACTGCATCAGTTACTGATGGCTGAAGGGTATTTGCGTTTATTTCTTCCCCAAAATGGACCGGCCACAAAAACCGCAAAGAAAAAAACTAAAAAAAAGCGCACCTCTTCAAAAGCAGCCCGCGCTAAATCCACAGACTTTCTCATTTACGGCGATGACATCCCCGGCGAAATCATTGACCTCGACAGCCCAAAGCTCAAGCGGTCAGGAGTGCCTAAGGAAGATTTTTATCTCGTCATTGACCGAATGGCCTTTGCTGAAGACGATGCGGGCCGCCTTTCAGACTCGTTATCGCAGGCCTTTAAGGCCTCCACCCAATTTAATCGGGGCATAAATCACGCTCAGGCCATGGTGACCACAACGACTCATAAGCGCCTGATTTTAAGCGAAGCTTTTTCTTGTTCTGTTTGTGACTATCGATTTCCGGACATCACTTCAAGTTTGTTTAGCTTTAATAGCCCGGTCGGTGCATGTGAAGACTGTAAGGGGTTTGGCAATATTTTGATGATTGATGAAGATAAAGTGATCCCAAACCCCACGCTGTCGATTTCTCAAGGGGCTCTAAAGCCCTTTACCATGCCCAGTGCGGCCAGCGATCGAAGAGAGCTTAAAGCGTTTTGCAAAAAAGCGAGAATAGATTTGCACACACCATGGAAAGACCTGCCAGCCAAACAACAAAAAATGATTTGGGAAGGCACTGATAATTTCTTTGGTGTTTTGGGGTTGTTTGAATATTTAGAAACAAAAAAATATAAGATGCACGTTCGGGTGTTTTTGGCCCGCCACAAAAGCCCGTTTCCCTGCCCCACCTGTCACGGCACGCGGTTAAAGCCAGAAGCCCAACAGGTGTTGATTAACAATAAATCCATTACAGATTTATGTTCAATGCCCCTTGATGAGCTCATTGTAGAAATGAACGCTCTGTCGCTTTCAAAAGAAGACCTTGAAGTCTGTGCCGAGCCACTTCGACAGATCATTGCTAGGCTTGAGTTTTTACTCTCTGTGGGTGTGGGTTATCTCACACTGGATCGGCCTACAAAAACGCTTTCTGGGGGCGAGTATCAGCGATTGAATCTATCAAATCAGCTTGGCGTGGGGCTGTCACAAACGCTCTACGTATTGGATGAGCCGACTATTGGCCTGCATCCCCGCGATAATGATCGCTTAATCATTGCGCTTAAAAAATTGCGCGAACTGGGCAATACGCTTGTGATCGTTGAACATGACTATGATGTGATTAAAAACAGCTCTCATGTGGTTGAAATGGGGCCCGGCTCAGGTCACCTCGGAGGCAAAATCATCTATAACGGCACCGCAAATGATTTTTATGACTTTGCCGACTCCATTACCGTCCCTTACTTAAAGCCTAGTAAAAACTGGGTACCGCTGCGTGAGCCCCGGCCTGTGGACATCGTTAAATATAAATACAAACTCGAAGCTCGGGGCTGCAGCGGCAACAACTTAAAAAATATCAACGTGATTGTACCGCTTAACCGCATTGTCACTGTCACTGGCGTCAGTGGCTCTGGAAAGTCCACTTTTGTAGGTGGCACACTTTACCCGGCCCTAGCAAGGCAGCTTGGATTAGAATTTCTAAAAGGTGAACCCGTTGCTGAACTCAAAGGCAGCGAGCACGTAAAAAGCCTTCTTTATATTGATCAGTCACCCGTGGGCAAAACGGCTCGCAGTAACCCTGTGACTTACCTTAAAGTCTTTGACACTATTCGCGGGATTTTTGCAGAAACTAGAGAGGCCAAGGCCCTTGGCTATAAGCCGGGGACCTTTAGTCTTAACGTTGATGGCGGGAGGTGTCCCGTTTGTAAAGGCTTGGGCCACGAAACCATTGATATGATGTTTATGGACGACATTGAAATCCCCTGTGAGGCTTGCGACGGCAAAAAATATCGGCCAGAAATTTTAGAAATCACTTTTAAAAACAAAAACATCGACCAAGTGCTGCGCATGACTGTGGCTGAGGCCATGGATTTTTTTGTCTCCTATCCGAATGTGCGGCGCCCGCTTTCTATTTTAAAAGAAGTGGGGCTCGAATATATCACCTTAGGGCAAAGCGCTCGATCACTCAGCGGCGGTGAAAGCCAAAGATTAAAAATTGCCCGGGAATTTAACTCCACAGACCAAAAGGGAACGCTGTATATTTTAGACGAACCTACCACGGGACTGCACTTTAGAGAGGTGCAGCTTTTGTTGAAGGTTTTAAATCGGTTGGTGGAAGCTGGCGGCAGCGTTTTATTAATTGAACACAATCAAGAAATTATTCGAAATTCGGATTACATTATTGATCTGGGGCCAGAAGCTGGCATTCGGGGCGGTGAGGTGATTGCAGTTGGCACTCCTGAAGAAATTATGGCTAGCAAAAAAAGCCTTACGGGCAAATACCTCAAAGAATATATTTCTAGTGTCAACCCCCCGATCAACCCCAAAAAATCAAGAAAGTCTGTAGGGGCTGAGCTATGA
- a CDS encoding ABC transporter ATP-binding protein gives MNSVVKYLLPELQPYKRVLFFLFAMGIIASGLKALTPPLVNALVDDAWRDGNRTLAMQIPVVITVIWIMSAIARYFHMYWMKYVSYLVGVSLRRRLMDKYLTLNLAFFQKYSKGSGGLISRMLNDIGLIQVELQKLADFVREPFMAVFAISYLIWVDWVLVVFVLVALPIITTISRRLAVSLRKYSRKNQEAMEDLTTTLKEALDGTRVVQSFNLEQEMRQRFDRQAENFLASSRKIVSREEAASPLSETLASIAQAALLIYVGQQVFAQNLTIGDFTGFVFAVGLLQDSVKKVQYSYIKLQQAAVALARLSEILDSTEQVPQVEYAKPFPHDWKTIEFKNVSFAFDEEVVLKNINLTIQRGELIAIVGASGGGKSTLVNLLERFYDPTEGEITIGGIPIQEMDLKDLRQNIALVTQDVFLFGDSVEHNIQLGNQNRSAEEIPAAAKLANAHDFILNTPDKYNTKVGDKGSRLSGGEKQRISIARAIFKNAPILILDEATSALDTVSEQEVQKGLDKLLSGRTAFVIAHRLSTISRADRILVMNQGRIVEQGSHTQLLSQQGEYFKFHELHNTK, from the coding sequence ATGAATTCTGTTGTGAAGTACTTGTTGCCGGAGCTGCAACCCTATAAGCGGGTGTTGTTTTTTCTTTTTGCCATGGGAATTATTGCCAGCGGCCTTAAGGCGTTAACACCCCCGCTGGTCAATGCCCTGGTCGATGATGCCTGGCGAGATGGCAACAGGACTCTGGCCATGCAAATACCTGTGGTTATCACCGTTATTTGGATCATGTCAGCCATCGCTCGCTACTTTCACATGTATTGGATGAAGTACGTGTCGTACCTTGTGGGAGTGAGTTTAAGGCGACGCCTTATGGATAAGTATCTCACTCTTAACTTAGCGTTTTTTCAGAAGTACTCAAAGGGCTCTGGCGGTCTTATCAGCCGGATGCTTAATGATATTGGTTTAATTCAAGTTGAGCTGCAAAAGCTTGCTGATTTTGTGCGTGAACCTTTTATGGCCGTGTTTGCCATATCGTATTTGATATGGGTGGATTGGGTGCTTGTGGTTTTTGTTTTGGTGGCCCTACCTATTATTACCACCATATCTCGAAGACTTGCCGTAAGCCTTCGAAAATACAGCCGCAAAAACCAAGAAGCCATGGAAGATCTCACCACTACGCTTAAAGAAGCCCTCGACGGCACACGCGTGGTGCAGTCCTTTAACCTAGAACAAGAAATGCGGCAGCGGTTTGATCGGCAAGCGGAAAACTTTCTTGCAAGTAGCCGCAAAATTGTAAGCCGCGAAGAAGCCGCAAGCCCCCTGTCAGAAACACTGGCCTCCATCGCACAAGCCGCCTTACTTATATATGTGGGCCAACAGGTGTTTGCTCAAAATTTGACTATCGGTGACTTTACCGGCTTCGTATTTGCCGTTGGACTTCTGCAAGACTCTGTTAAGAAAGTTCAATATTCGTACATTAAACTGCAACAGGCCGCCGTGGCCTTAGCCCGTCTTTCTGAAATTCTGGATTCTACCGAACAGGTGCCGCAGGTCGAGTATGCCAAGCCCTTTCCCCATGATTGGAAAACCATTGAATTTAAGAATGTGAGCTTTGCTTTTGATGAAGAAGTGGTCTTAAAAAACATCAATTTGACAATCCAACGGGGCGAACTCATTGCCATCGTTGGTGCTAGCGGCGGCGGTAAATCCACTCTCGTAAACCTACTTGAAAGATTTTATGACCCCACAGAGGGTGAGATCACCATCGGCGGCATCCCGATTCAAGAAATGGATTTAAAAGATCTCAGGCAAAACATCGCCCTTGTCACTCAAGATGTGTTTTTATTTGGCGATTCCGTTGAACACAATATTCAATTGGGCAATCAAAATCGCAGCGCCGAAGAGATTCCCGCAGCGGCAAAACTGGCTAACGCCCATGATTTTATTTTAAACACCCCCGATAAATACAATACCAAAGTGGGCGATAAAGGCAGCCGCCTCTCTGGGGGCGAGAAACAACGAATAAGTATTGCTAGGGCCATCTTTAAGAATGCCCCCATCTTAATATTAGATGAAGCCACCAGCGCACTTGATACCGTAAGCGAACAAGAAGTTCAAAAGGGGCTTGATAAGCTTCTTTCTGGTCGCACGGCATTTGTCATTGCCCACAGGCTTTCTACCATATCTAGAGCCGATCGAATATTGGTTATGAACCAGGGCCGCATTGTGGAGCAAGGGTCGCACACTCAGCTTTTAAGCCAGCAGGGTGAGTATTTTAAATTTCACGAACTCCACAACACTAAGTAG
- a CDS encoding sigma 54-interacting transcriptional regulator — protein MINWDEFEHIHVIKKLKHILDDWWNIDTVFTDERGQLRGMIPESSHFSNPAVHMVLQKDSARESLADVVAKTIEELRLSNNPYSLRKWDAVGFDLCIVPIIIENEFMGSVVAMGFLKEDGANRLTEVKERLAIFGASSDSIETAIQKVKYLQDQDLEHFVGLVELVSQEIVTLHLEITSRENRIRELNKELGSRYKYDNMIGKSKPMQSLYSLLDKIRGADSTVLVQGENGTGKELIAKAIHYNSNRKGKSFIIQNCSAFNDNLLESELFGHVKGSFTGAVRDKKGLFEIADKGTFFLDEIGDTSPTMQVKLLRVLQEGTFTPVGALEPRKVNVRIIAATNRNLKEMVENGDFREDLYYRLNVINIQVPPLRERKEDIPLLAEFFLSRATNHAGQKTSLTKRALEKLYDYAWPGNVRELQNEMERVVVLAGDETKITAEMLSPKIIEASDKGKIQGSRVHGKLKDALEDLEREMIKEGLRRTGWNKSKLAKELGISRAGLIMKVEKYGLDKRKMAKI, from the coding sequence ATGATTAACTGGGATGAATTTGAACATATCCATGTGATCAAAAAACTAAAACATATTTTAGACGACTGGTGGAATATCGATACCGTTTTCACCGACGAGCGTGGACAGCTTCGAGGCATGATTCCAGAATCATCTCACTTTTCAAATCCAGCCGTACACATGGTTTTACAAAAAGACTCAGCCAGAGAAAGTTTGGCTGATGTGGTTGCAAAAACTATTGAAGAGCTGAGGTTATCAAACAATCCTTACAGTCTCCGTAAGTGGGACGCTGTGGGTTTTGACCTTTGCATCGTTCCGATAATTATTGAAAACGAATTTATGGGATCTGTCGTGGCCATGGGCTTTTTAAAAGAAGATGGTGCCAATCGACTGACCGAAGTGAAAGAGCGCCTAGCCATTTTCGGCGCTAGCAGTGATTCCATTGAAACTGCCATTCAAAAGGTAAAGTATCTTCAAGATCAAGACCTTGAGCACTTTGTTGGATTGGTAGAGCTGGTTTCTCAAGAGATCGTTACCCTTCATTTAGAAATCACTTCTCGCGAAAACAGAATTCGTGAGCTAAATAAAGAACTAGGTAGCCGCTACAAATATGACAACATGATTGGTAAATCAAAGCCTATGCAAAGCCTTTATTCGCTTTTGGATAAGATTAGGGGCGCAGATAGCACGGTTTTAGTGCAAGGTGAAAACGGTACTGGTAAAGAACTGATCGCAAAAGCCATTCACTACAACTCTAATCGCAAAGGTAAATCTTTTATTATTCAAAACTGTTCGGCATTTAACGACAACCTTCTAGAATCTGAACTTTTCGGTCACGTTAAAGGATCATTTACTGGCGCCGTTCGTGATAAAAAAGGTCTTTTTGAAATCGCCGACAAAGGGACATTCTTTTTAGATGAAATCGGTGACACTTCGCCCACTATGCAGGTGAAATTACTTCGTGTGCTTCAAGAAGGTACTTTCACTCCAGTGGGTGCATTAGAGCCCAGAAAAGTGAATGTTCGAATTATTGCGGCCACCAACCGTAATCTAAAAGAAATGGTAGAAAACGGCGACTTTCGTGAAGACTTGTACTACCGATTGAACGTAATCAACATTCAGGTACCACCTCTTCGAGAGCGCAAAGAAGACATTCCGCTTTTAGCTGAGTTTTTCTTAAGCCGAGCCACAAATCATGCCGGCCAGAAAACGAGCTTAACTAAAAGAGCCCTTGAGAAGTTGTATGATTATGCATGGCCCGGAAACGTGCGCGAACTTCAAAACGAAATGGAACGCGTGGTGGTTCTTGCTGGCGATGAGACCAAGATCACCGCAGAAATGCTTTCTCCAAAAATCATTGAAGCCAGCGACAAAGGAAAAATTCAAGGCTCCCGTGTACACGGCAAGCTCAAAGATGCTCTTGAAGACCTCGAGCGCGAGATGATTAAAGAAGGTTTGCGACGGACGGGCTGGAACAAATCAAAGCTTGCAAAAGAGCTTGGAATCAGTCGCGCAGGCTTAATCATGAAAGTCGAAAAATACGGACTAGATAAACGCAAAATGGCAAAAATCTAG
- a CDS encoding NTP transferase domain-containing protein produces the protein MNAMILAAGFGNRFLPHTGLMAKPALPFLNQPLISYTHYYLEQLSVDKIVVNTHHLPYTVKAAVESLKSKSPVVFTEEKPNILGSGGGIGFAKGPLENGEAFLVANGDEVLLFQHDRGFSPLVEAHKVSKPLITHLVCENPEVGKTLNGVWVDEQGWVRGYGRKAPEPGLKGFHFLGVHVMEPKVFRYIPEGESNILYDVAVRAIEAGEKIAVHVEENPQWFETGNLDSYLEATTKCLSHLVNQSVYGTGLKNILDRYQKNYHVEAAAGTQVFYSENVHVADDAAFVGSVVLGHDCHVQAASTIESSVVAAHVKVAEGQHRKNELIL, from the coding sequence ATGAATGCAATGATTCTCGCCGCAGGTTTCGGAAATCGTTTTCTTCCGCATACGGGTCTTATGGCAAAGCCTGCCTTGCCATTTCTAAATCAACCGTTGATCAGTTACACCCACTACTATCTGGAACAGTTAAGTGTGGACAAGATAGTGGTCAACACTCACCACTTACCTTACACGGTAAAGGCCGCCGTGGAGTCGTTAAAATCAAAATCTCCCGTGGTCTTTACTGAAGAAAAACCAAATATCTTGGGTAGTGGTGGAGGCATTGGGTTTGCTAAAGGGCCACTTGAAAACGGCGAGGCCTTTTTGGTTGCTAATGGTGATGAAGTGCTTCTGTTTCAACATGACCGTGGATTTTCACCCTTGGTAGAGGCGCACAAGGTATCAAAGCCTTTGATCACTCATCTTGTTTGTGAAAACCCCGAGGTGGGTAAAACTCTAAACGGCGTATGGGTTGATGAGCAAGGCTGGGTGCGAGGTTATGGTCGAAAAGCACCTGAGCCCGGCCTTAAGGGCTTTCACTTTCTTGGGGTTCATGTGATGGAGCCAAAGGTATTTCGGTATATCCCTGAGGGAGAATCAAATATTCTTTATGATGTGGCGGTAAGAGCCATCGAGGCCGGTGAGAAAATAGCCGTGCATGTGGAAGAGAACCCCCAGTGGTTTGAAACTGGCAATCTAGACAGTTACCTCGAGGCCACCACAAAGTGTTTGTCACATCTTGTGAATCAATCTGTTTACGGAACCGGTCTTAAGAATATTCTTGATCGCTATCAAAAAAATTATCACGTTGAGGCCGCAGCGGGCACCCAGGTGTTCTATTCAGAAAACGTGCACGTGGCCGACGATGCGGCCTTTGTGGGCAGTGTAGTACTAGGACACGACTGCCACGTGCAGGCCGCATCAACCATCGAGAGCTCAGTGGTGGCAGCCCATGTTAAAGTGGCTGAGGGCCAGCACCGCAAAAACGAGCTCATTCTTTAA
- a CDS encoding phosphotransferase gives MSQVQENIKQNGNHLSGEAHEFVVRGLDTQEFEVLPLAGDASSRRYYRIVAGGKTSVLMDWEPFQNISEFPFLSVQQHFKKHSVRVPEVLACSPEMGLVLLEDLGDLTLERKFWENQDQKMVLPYYKKAIDELIKIHYPATFDRSDCTAFSIAFDTEKLLWEMNYGRKHLIEQLADVTLTPAESEVLTEIFTDICTKLDFEDKYICHRDYHSRNLMIQFGQMRVIDFQDARMGPIQYDLVSLVHDSYVNLNEDSINAIVDYYIKEAKNHRKSPIDRNTFYPVFRLQMLQRCFKACGSFASFYNMRSDKRYLKYLKPTLKKLAKALVDFPEYLPFLDILVDKGIVDKDYEAY, from the coding sequence ATGTCTCAAGTGCAAGAAAATATTAAGCAAAATGGAAATCATCTTTCAGGTGAAGCGCATGAATTCGTGGTGCGTGGGTTAGATACTCAAGAGTTTGAAGTGTTGCCCCTTGCGGGAGATGCCAGTAGCCGGCGGTACTATCGCATCGTGGCCGGGGGAAAGACCTCCGTGTTGATGGACTGGGAACCCTTTCAAAATATATCAGAATTTCCATTTTTAAGTGTGCAACAGCACTTTAAAAAACATTCCGTGCGTGTGCCGGAAGTGTTGGCTTGTTCGCCAGAGATGGGCCTGGTGCTTCTAGAGGACTTGGGTGATCTTACACTGGAGAGGAAATTTTGGGAAAACCAAGATCAAAAAATGGTTTTGCCTTACTATAAAAAAGCCATCGATGAGCTTATTAAAATCCATTATCCGGCCACATTTGATCGCAGCGACTGTACGGCGTTTTCTATTGCATTTGATACTGAAAAATTGCTTTGGGAGATGAACTACGGACGCAAGCATTTAATAGAGCAGCTTGCTGACGTCACTTTAACGCCAGCAGAAAGCGAAGTTCTCACGGAAATCTTCACAGACATATGCACGAAGCTCGATTTCGAAGATAAATATATCTGTCATAGAGATTATCATTCGCGCAATTTAATGATTCAGTTTGGGCAAATGCGAGTGATTGATTTTCAAGATGCCCGCATGGGGCCGATTCAGTACGATCTTGTAAGCTTAGTGCATGATTCTTACGTAAATCTCAATGAAGACTCAATCAACGCTATTGTCGACTACTATATCAAAGAGGCAAAAAATCATCGAAAAAGTCCCATAGATCGCAATACTTTCTATCCCGTTTTTCGGCTACAGATGTTGCAGAGATGTTTTAAGGCCTGTGGCAGTTTTGCCAGCTTCTACAACATGCGATCAGATAAGCGCTATCTTAAATACCTTAAGCCAACGCTTAAAAAACTGGCTAAAGCTCTGGTGGATTTTCCAGAGTATTTGCCATTTTTAGATATCCTCGTCGACAAGGGTATTGTGGATAAGGATTACGAGGCCTATTAA